A region of the Apium graveolens cultivar Ventura chromosome 6, ASM990537v1, whole genome shotgun sequence genome:
tGTCACACCTAGTGGTGAGGAAGTTAGCAACGTAAATGCCCCATAAGTAAGGAAAACTTCAGCCAAATTAGAGAGGCCCTTACGTAATAGCTGAAGTCATTAGGCTGGGAACGTATAAGCTAAATACTTTGGAATGTGAACCTATCAAAAATACTTGGTAAGCTTCCCGACTCTGGAAATTTTTCCAGTACGCCTCTCTGAAGCCTTCCTATTTATTTCAGATAATTAAATTCAGTCATTTACTTCGATAATGCAATTTGAATTTCCTTATGGCGAAGCATGTAGAACATTGTATGAATTTCTATTTTCAATGAAATTTATATGTTTTTCCCTTTTTATTCTCAATTTATGATTATATCCCAAAGTCCTTGAATGGTATATATGTGAGGGGTGTGAACATCTGAAAGAAGATGGAGATTCAGGAGGGATACAGGGAGCTTTGAAGAGATGATCGTAACTGACTATCAAGACCCTATGAATACTCTAAAAGGAACATCGAAGGGTTAATGATAAGAAAGACACATATTGAGGCTTGGAAAGGCGAAGAGTTAGATAATTGACTACGTTTACACTACTTAACGCGCCGATGTCCAAAATTTTCCATTAAATTAATGTCAAACCAGGCTTCATTTGACCAGCCAAAATGAAGATGGTCGACTATAAGAAGAATGCCGATACATATTGAGACTACCATCACGATAAGGCCAAAATAGTGATGAATCTTTTCACTTGAAGAGGCTGATTAAAAAAATGATCAAGGTTGGATAACTCAATGAATTTGTAAAAGACCCGAGAGATAAGTTGGGCCCGAATGAGGTAAGGAACATAGAACTTAAAAATAGATATCAAGAAGAGGTGAAGACAATTTCGGGAGGCAGTGCCCTTGGAGTTAAAAATAAAAATGCCAAGAAAAGGTACGCTCGTCGAGTTTATAATATATACCAGTTCAGCCCTGCTAGATATACTATGTCTCTCTTTTACCAAAGAAGACTATGAGGATGTCATATGCCCCATGAAGATCCGCTGATAACCTACCATGTCATCGAAGAAAATAAGATATGGAAAGTGTTAGTAGACAGAGGCAGTTCGACTAATATCTAATTTATCAGACATATACCAAAATGAACCTGGCTGGATAATAGGCGGAGCCATGACATGAGGTACCTCTTGAGGCCTTCGGCAGACTGCATATACCTTATGAATATATGATTACTCTCCCTGTTAGTATATGTAAAATGTCATATACTGCTGAAAAATAGGTAAAATTCTACATTAAAAGAATCGAAAGCCCCTATAATGCACTCCTAGGACAACCATTCTTTTTGGCCTTCCAAGCTATTGAGTTGATCCCCCATCTCAAGATGAAGTACTTAACTGAGAAGCTAGTCGAGAAAATGAGAGGAGACCAGGGGACGACAAACATCATCATGCTTGAAAATCTTGACAAAGATCAAGATTATGAAGACAATGACACCGGTGGTAAAAGAAAGCGTTCGGAAGCCAAACCAAGTGATAATAAGCAACTCATAAACATTGAACAAGAGAAATTCGGGGCTTACCTATCTTAAGCAACTCGTAAATGTAAACATTGAACCAAGTGGAGGAAGTCAAATTATATGGTGGATGTTTCATTTATGATTCGCCAATATTGCTTGGCAAGCATAGTTGTATGGAATTTCCTAAAACTCCTAACTCTCAAACCACCACTTCATCGACATTTCAAGATATTTATGTTGTTTATCGATTTCATCAACCTCCAGGATGTGACATACGAGTGTTCAATCATCAGCACAAGTTTTCGGACTAAATAACACAGTAGACTTATCATATTGATGTTCATCACCATTTTCTAGCAGATAGTGTTTCTAAGGGTAATATTGAGCTCATTTATATATCTACCGAGAAACAGGGTACATATATATTTACTAAACCATTGGCTGAGGATCACTTTTGTTTAATGCGTCGGGAATTAGGTATGTGTTCTTTGTGATTTTTATCCGATTTTATCCTCTGTATTAATTCCTTGTATTTTTGTCGGCGTGCTAcatttttttgttattttattttctttcttttctttattGTTCGGGAGTGTATTTGTTTGcatgttttatttgttttattatttttgtaTGTTTTACCGTGTTGCATGCCAAGAAATTTTACATGTCTCTTAATAGGGCTTATCACTTCAACCTCTCCTCGTTTATCTTGCatgtctgttgattttaaaatatatctCTTCTCAATATGTACTTTCTTTTAATCTCATTTTCCACTTCCATCTCTTCAACTTCTTTTCTCTAAATACACCTGTTCATTTCTTTTCTCTTCATACCCTTTCAACTCTATCTCTCTTTGTACCCAATCTTTCTTTACCCTAATTCTTTCTCTCTCACCTACCCAATGGCTCGCCAAAATACATAAAATACCCATTCTCGATCGACTGCTCCAAGGCTATCAAATGTTCATTCTTCTAGTTCTAAATGATGTTGTGTTTCCAAGGTGGATTCTGAAGTCTCCAGTCATGCCTCACATGAATCGTTTCTGGTGCATGCAACCCCTGGTTCGTCCAAAGTCTTTGATAAGCATATTCTGAAGGAACATATGTGTGATGTTCAGCTCCTTAATCGTTGTTGTCACCATATGATATTGTTTACCTAGAGTGGGTCCAagaaatttattctaattttcgGTTGTTGGTAGAATATTTGATGTTCTCGAAAGTGCGAGGCACTCCGATTGTGTTCAAGGCGGATATGTTAGCACATGTTGGTGAATTTTCTGACCAAGGAGTATGTCCTTTTACAACTCTTCAGCCGTTTCTCGAGGTTCTCGGTCTCCAATATGAAGAGCAGCTGAAGGAGATAGTTGGTGAGAACTTTTTTGATCCTtcaattaaattattttatacaAATTTGTTGCCACAGAAAAGTGGGAGGAATAAAGTTACTTTTCAAGATATTATTCTGTTGTCGATATTAATTTGTCAAGTTCCTTATGATTTTGCTTCTTTGGTCATTAGGAATATGAGTCATTGCTCGGCTCATGAATCTATGCATTTACCCTAATCAGCTATTTTAACTAAGATTTTTTGGTATTTTTGTGTTTCATTTAATTTGGTTAAAATTGAGATGTTGTCGGTTGTTTTTCATATGTCTCTATTGTCAGTTAATAACACTGTTGTTACTGAGTCGAATATTATAATTTTTGATGATGCCCATAAGACTTTTAGTGGTTTACCAAAGTCACCTAATTAGGCTTCTGACCCATTTGATCAAAATAACAATTCTGTGTTAAATTCTTAATTAGCCAAGCTTAATGAAAATTCTGAGGCTTTAGCTTCAATGAATCAGCACTTTACTTCCATTGAATCTCTTGCTTCACTCACTTATCAAGTAAGTATGATGCATGCATCATATGAGGTGTTTAAAAAACATGTTTGTCAATCTCCTGATACCATCAATGCCAAGCTTAATGTTCTTCATGCACATGATAAGAGACTTTCCAAGACATTTGATTTTGAGTGTGGGATGCTGCAAAAGGGTATGTGTTCGACTACCAAGGCGTGGGAGAAAGAGTTTTTAAGTTGTTTTTCCAGTTGGGTTCCAAGAATAAGTTTTTGTCATAACAGCTCTCGGCTATGCAGGAGAAGTCTAAAATATATTGGCATTGCAAGAAGTCTAAAATATATTGGCATTGCAAGAAGAATTATGGTTACCCTGGTTTAATAGGCGggtttcttttatttattttttgtatAAATAATTCTTCTATCCCTTTCAtgatgttgagggggagaaaGAGTTGTTTTTTATTTTGATTATGTACTTATTTCATTTAGTTTTCGACTCATTGTTATATCTTTTGCATAAAGATATAATCTGCATATGCTATTTTCTTGTTACTAACATCTTGAACAGGGCTTAAAGTATTTTTGATAGGGGGAGCTTTTGTACTCtctgtcatcatcataaaagggggacAATGATGACTTGCAGATTTCTGATGATGACCTAATTCTAGATGTACCTAAAGAATGCAGATCATGGGAATCAGTTGTTATAAGGGATAGGGTTTGTTGTAATTCTATTTTACTGGGTAACCAAGTTTACCTTAAAAACAAACTATATCTTGATAAACCTATTTGaactattcaaatcttatctttgACAAGGTTTATCTTTTACAACCAACTAACATGTTATTTTACAAAgacttattcaaatatttttaaacaaACAGATTATACAATCTTATCTCTTCTTTGGTTTGAAAATATTATCCTTTGGACTTGTGTGTATAAATTCACATCTTGTTTTTCAGATTCAATCAAGAGTGCTTATTCCATATTCTATTTTTATTCTCTGAAAAACTCTTCTTATTCCATTCTCTTGAATATTGTTGCctagtaaagtaattgtttaaggggggttggatacaattactaaacaaattgATGTATTATTAAGGTAAAGTAAGAACAAAtgatcaaataacagtttatattggtcttaataaactattacaaaactctctcaagaataatattcttaagagcttctaggttatacgAATACTCGAGTTGTGCACACCACATTGTGATTacctattatgtgtttatatactacacaactacagatcagtcctctatcaattacaatatatgttacaatataactctaatactttacatacctaaatcaactacgatactataaatcagcaccttctgatttatctcgcagtcatgacttatcatccaagtcattctttAACGGATAGCTTTGATCAATGGATAAATGCTTTAGCTTCAACGAATATTCATTTATGTATATCAATGGATGACTAACTATCATCAACGGATGATATCGAAGCTTTCAATGGATAATCGTATTACAACAGTTGATCTTATCCTTATTGTGACATAGATCCTGATCttcgacttagccaattctcaacaatctcccccaaattTTTCTTTGCAGAATAAGAATGAATTCCAATAGAATTGTCTAGTGCCAAAAACCAGATAGACAAAATAAGTAGTGTAAAGCTTAATTTATTTCAGATGTagatcttcatatttcttgataaattCTGTAGTATCTCTGAACAAAAGCTTTAACTCTATCATCAATCTTTTTCAATAGAATATATTCTAACTTGATCTTTTAATTCTTTTCATACTCTGTTTTGTCAGGTAATTGATAGATAGCAGCCCTCAGACTTCTTATTTATGCTCTAACTGTCATCATGTCTTCCAGTGAAATACATCAAGTTTTTCTTCCATCAGGATTCATAGTTATATGTTTCTAAGTAAGAACATTTTTAGTGATAGCTTCACCATTCTTCATGTTGATTTCTTGCACTCTGAAATTTATGTATTTAGGAACATATGATCCGAAATAATATCGACCATCATCCAGTATCCTTTTTCTGATATTGGCAAGAATCATGTTTGACCATATCCTACAAGTTTCATCTTTAACTCTTAGTCAACATTGAATGTACTTCAATTCGTTTATAGACATGATCATCAATTCATCAAGTGAAAAAACTTGAACTTGATTATTTTgcaataagagtaagatcttctATTTAGATTCAGAACCATCATGTTTATCGAGAATAATTTTCACAGCTTCAACTCTATCCAGATGATCAGCAGCTATTTTCCGATCTGGACTATCATCAAGTGTGAAATTTAACAACTTTTAGTTGGCAAGTTTAGCTTCATGATGTCCTATTCCAGCTCTTGTGAATAGTTCAATCAACTTCATCTTGTTAACTTGTTCTAACCAAGACTTCTTATCTCCCATGATATTAGAACTAAGTAAACcatccaaccttattcctccaaGAGTAAAAATTACTTTATCATTATAATTAATATCAACAACCTTTCTCCATTTACATTTATTCTTGATATTTAGAAATACTTGAACTCTCATTTCTGTTTTTTCTTGCAACATCTTCTTATTTGTACTCCTCCATTTATTCATTTTAGATCTCTTAAGCATATTCTGCTATTCTTGATCTGCTTTATCAACAACTATTCTGATTTTTCCTTCCTGTGCCCTTTCTTCTCTATCAAAAACCATTTTTTCTTTCTAGAAGTTTTCAAAATTAACTACTTCGACATAAGTAGAGAGAACCTATAAGTCCATTTGAAataaaatttcttcttttttaGTCTTCACAGAATCAGGAATCACTATCACTCTTTAAGTGTCAAGAAAATCATTAGAACTTGTAACTTTGTAATCAGGAATTGAACTAGGAGTAACAAAAGTAGCTTTCATGATAGATCTATGTGATCTATCCTTAAAGACTTGAGTGGACTATGTCTTCTTTTGACTTTGAATTCGAGTTCCATATTGAACTTTCACAACATCAACTTTTACAGCATCAGATATCtcattttcttcttcatcacaATCATAATCATAATTGGTACTTCTcctcaaaactgattcaggttgacattttgtctttaatactatctccccctttttggcatttaCACTTTGTAGAAGAGAGAAGATAACATCCAACTTGGAATTTGTAGCAATCTGACCAGCTTCCAAAGCTATGAGTTTTTCAGACATTTGATCATGTTTTGTTTCCAAGCTAAACATTCTCTCTAGAAAACCTCTTTGTTTGTTTTTACCTTTGATAGTCATAGAAAGATCAACAAGCACTTCTCTGATTTTAACAGTATCTTCCTTGAATGTAGAGACAGAAGAATGCAGTCCTTTGACTAAAACTATAGTGGATTTGATTCATGCTTTCATATCAGTATGTGAAACCAATTGAAGAACATGATCATCTAAAGTTTGATCAGATTCCATAGACATCTTTTCATTTGGTAATCACTAAGAATGATTCCATTCATAAGCACTACGAAATCAGAGTCATCAGAATCATCTTGATCACCAGAATATCTCTTAGGAATATCAGAATTAACATCAGAATCAGGAACTGTGCCTTTGAGCTTTATATCAAGATTTGACATAGAAGGCTTAGTTATCTGTGTAGATCCTGTAAGAAAAGAACCACGAGTACCTAAATCTCTTTGTTCTTTTacagtgatctcatcacttctcactccactcatctcatgacttttaatagtcagagtttcctcacaaggattaactaaatcTTGTCTCTCAtttacctctccttttgccaggtaAGGATCCTCCCTCTCTTGAATTCTGTTTTTCACTAAGTCTTTTCTCTCAGTCTCACATGAAAAGCTCAGAAAAGTTTATCCTATAGAAATATGAGGTGGTTGAGAAcagttgtctgtgatcatatgtCTAGAGGTATTGCTTTATAAAGGTCTAATCATAGTCATATCAgcagataaaatagagtttagAGGATTTGTACCTTGAGGAGTCTCAACCATTGGTATAGCCCTGAGTGGTTGTACCAAGATTACTTCATGCTTATCTTGAGAAGTGATCGGTACAGCTATAGAATCAGGAACAACTTCATCAGATATAATCCTTGTGTCAGGAATGTGCTGTTTGGTAGAAATTGATCCCTGAGTAGAATTTGATACTAAGTCTGTAACAGAACTTTGAACTGTTGGTTCTTGTATGCCTTGAGGTGTAGAAGCTTCTTCAATCCTTTGAACtaaaggttcttgtgtgcttccctCAAAGATAGGATCATGGATAAAAACATCCAATTGAGCAATGTGCTTTTGATGAGCCTCCCTATCTTGTACTGTCTTCATAATATCATCAACTACAGAAATATGACTTCCTTGAGCAATGTTAGGAATCTTCAGATGTAAAATATGCTTGCACCTACACTTTGAGAaggtggttcttgtgtagctggaGTTTTAACAGTTGTATCTtcactttgagaagatggttcttgtgtactgTACCCTTCTATGGTGATAGAAGTTTGATCTTCTTGCTATGTGAAGTAGATGAAGTCTTTTATTTCCTCTTGATATACTTTTGCAGATCAACTTCCTTAGAAATTTCAATTTTCCTGGTTGTGTGATATGTAGAAATTGTCTGATCAGGAATGGTCACAATCTTGACAAGAATTGTATGAAACTTGTCAggatttaataataatttttcaggatttgtAGATACCAGATCCAGAGCAATATCAGCCAACACTTTAAGACCATCTGGTGTTCTCCTCGACGTATCTTTCCTTTTTGCCCAATTAGTAAGAGATTTAAAACGGATTTGAAAGATCATTAATAATTCATCATTTTCAAAACTTTCACCATCTAAAAGTATTGTAAGAACCTAGTGTAACCAGCACAACCAGCTTTATCACAAAATCGAGCTATCAGGAATTGCATAATAGTGTTACCATAATCAAAAGCATGACCAAATATCAATGGATAACCTATATGCAGTGATGAAAATGTAAGAACATCAAAATTATATACCTTATTCAGAAAAGCTCTGCTTATACAATCAAAGAAGAAGTTCCATTCTTTCCCGAGATTTGTTTTGAATATCTCCCGAGCTTTAGTGAAATCAACGACATGACCAATGTTTCTGACCCAGTCAAAGAGTGTCGAAGTGGGATTCATAACTGGAATCCTTCCTTTCAACCACTACACCAAATATGGCCTATTGCAAGCACAAAATATAATTGTGTTGCAGAAAATGTTGCAGTACAACAAATTTTTCAACTCTATTGCAATAATTTATAAAAGTGTTACATAAAATACGTAAGTGTTGCATGGTTAAGGTCCAATTTCAAAAAATTGTAAAACGTGCAACATATTTCAAATAATGTTGCAATAACAGTAACGCTTTTGGTCAAATTGACCGGAAACATAGGCGGAAACACTGAAATTGGGGGTGGCGAGAtaccaaaaattattttacaCTTTTATTTTTGCACCAAAAATTGAATACACTTTTATTTGGACAAAAATTCACCCCCAAATCTATTACATAAAAATTCACCTCATATCTCTCTCAGACCTCCCTCGCATCTCTATCTCTTAGACCTCCCTCGCATCTCTCTCTCGCACACCTCTCTCACACCTCTCTCACACCTCTCTCACATCTCTCCCTCACACACCTCTCTCACACCTCTCCCACATATCTCCGTCGCAAGTCGAAACTCATCTCGAAGGCTTTCTCACATCTCGAAGTTTTGAAGCTCATCTCTCTCACTTGAAGCTCGATTGAAGCGTGATTAAACTCGATCAAAGCTTGATATAAGGTAAAACTCATCTCTCTCACTCTTCAAACACTCCTCTCTCTGATTATTTGTTAATGCATGTAAAAATTTTGTGTATTTTTTATGCTTTTTGTGTTCTTttgtattttgtttttgttttgtatTTTTGTAAAATTAGTAGGTTCTTGGTCTGACTATTTCTGagaattttgttttaattttttgatGTTTTAAAGTCAAAATACCCTGTTATTTTAAGTCAAAAGTGCCTTGTTCTTGGTCTATTTTTTTGTGTTCTTGTTGTAATTATAAGTCAAACTGCCCTGTTCTTGGTCTATTTTTTTGTTCTTGGTTCTTGTTGTTTTCTGATTGTGTTGAAAACTTAAGTGAATTTTGTGGTTTTGTTTCAAAAAATTTATATAGAAAATGGATATTGAAGGAGAGAAATGGGTAACACTTCCCAAGTACAGTGATAGATATAGGAAGGGAGTTGAAGCTTTTGTTAACCAAGCATTTTCCCGATATGCCATAGGAAACGAGCTTAAGTGCCCTTGTAAGAAATGTGGTAATCGTTTTTGGAGTGGTGCTAAGGCTATACACGAACATCTAGTCTGTAATGGTCCTTGTCCCCATTCCGTTGAATGGATTTACGAGGTCTCAACCCATGAGATAGATAGGGTTGCTGATGAGATGGATATTAATATAGGTCTAGGTCTTGGAGATGAATTTGATGCTATGATACATAATGCATATGGTACTAATGACGTTACTGACCACATTGGTAGAACAGGACTAAACGATGATGCAAGGAAATTTTATCGCCTTGTTAAGGAGGGTGGACAACCGTTATATCCCGAGTGCAAAAAATTTAGTCGATTAAGTTTCTTAGTTAGGCTTTATCAACTAAAGTGCATTCATGGATTTAGCGAAATAGGATTTAGTGACTTACTTGAATTGATAAAGGAGGTTTTCCCTCATGTAAATCTTCCGTCTTCTTTTAGTACGGCAAAGGGTATGATTAAAGACCTAGGACTTGATTACCAAAAGATACATGCATGTCCAAATGACTGCATGCTCTTTTGGGCAGTAAACGAGAGGCTGGAGAATTGTGCTAAGTGTGGAACATCAAGATGGAGAGTAGTTGAAAAGAAGGCGAAGGCCAGGTCTGATGCAAACATAGAACTAGCATCGAATCCTAAAATCCCGGCTAAAGTGATGAGATACATCCCTTTAAAGCCAAGGCTGCAGAGAATGTTCTTGAGCTCTGATTTCTCGAGCTCAATGACATGGCATGCTTTATCACGAAAGAAAGATGGACCTTTAATGCATCCGGCTGGTGGAAAGGGTTGGAAGTCGATGGATAGTAAATATCCTGAATTTGCTGCCGAAATGCGAAATGTACGATTGGGTTTAGCGGCAGACGGTTTCAATCCATATGGATCAATGAACATATCTCATAGCACCTGGCCAGTAGTGCTCGTAATTTATAACCTCCCCCCCTGGTTAATCATGAAACCCGAAAATCTAATTCTTTCAACCTTAATCCCTGGTCCAGTTTATCCCGGTAATGAAATTGACGTGTATATGCAACCGTTAATTGCAGAGTTGAAGGAGTTATGGGCTGTTGGAATAGAAACTTATAATGCAAGGTTATACAACACATTTAAGCTACACGCAAGCCTATTATGGACGATAAGTGATTTCCCTGGATATGGGATTTTATCCGGTTGGAGCACGAAAGGAAAGCTGGCTTGTCCTTCATGTCACTATGAGACCTCATCAACATATTTGAAACATAGTAAGAAGGTTGTGTATTTAAACCATCAAAAGTTTCTCCCTCCAGATCACAAGTGGAGGTCCGATAGGCGCAGATTTAACGGAGATGTGGAAATGCTATCATGTCCTGATATATTAAGCGGAGCAGAGGTTGAAGAACTATTGCGTGGTTACGAAAATGATTTTGGGAAGCCGCTGAAAAGAAATAGAGGAACATCAGATTGCCCTTGGAAGAAGAAGTCCATTTTTTTCGAGCTACCATATTGGAGCAATAATATGGTTAGGCATAACTTAGATGTTATGCACATTGAGAAGAACATTTGTGACAAGATTTTGGGGACATTGTTAAATATCGGAGGCAAGACAAAGGACCATCTTAATGCTCGTCAAGATTTGGAAGAAATGGGGATTAGAAAAGACCTTCACCCTGTCAAATGTGATGATAAACATGTTGAAATTAGGGCATCTAGTTTTGATATGACCAAAAAAGAGAAAGAGATCTTCTGTTCAGTTCTGATGAATGCTAAGCTACCATACGGATCTACATCAAATATCAGCCGGTGCGTTCAAATGAATGAGCGAAAGATATCGGGTTACAAAAGTCATGACGCGCATTTTATTCAGCAATTTCTATTATAATTTGCTGTCGTAAAAACTCTGAAACCTGAGGTAGCAATTCCATTAATGAGGCTGGGAGCATTCTTTAGAGGCATATGTGGAAAAGTCATTGAATTAGAAGATGTTGAAAAGTTGCAGAAGGAAATAATCGAGATACTTTGTGAGCTTGAAATGATTTTTCCACCTGCCTTTTTTGATATAATGGTTCACTTACCAATTCATTTGTGCAAGGAAATAGAATTTGGTAGATCGGTGCACTTAAGGTGGATGTTTGGAATTGAACGGTATTTGTGCAAATTGAAGTCATACGTTCGGAATCGGAGTAAACCTGAAGGGTGCATAGCAGAGGGCTACATGGTAGAAGAATGCCTTACATTTTGCTCTAGATTTTTTGATGAGCAGTCTAAGAGTGGGACCGATACCAAGGACAGTCATACAGATGGTGGATATCCTATCGGGTTTCGGAGAAGCAGAGAAGGAAAGTCTATACATCTGGACAACAAGACATGGACAAATGCTCATCGGTACATATTATTCAACTGTGAAAACGTGGAAATCGAAAAGCTAAAAGAGTAAGTTCTAATTAACAACCAAAAATCAAGATTAATTAAAAAAACTTTAAGACATTATAATATTGTGCTAACTTATTGCTAATCCAATTGTAGTGAACACCATACCCTAGTTCAAAAAGATGACAAATTAAAGAAGTATAAGCGCGAAAGAATGCATAGAACTGACATTCAAAAGTGGTTGAAAGATGTGGTTCAAAAAAGAGATGGAATTTCACTGGAATTATCCTCATTGGCAAGGGGCCCTCTTCGTTCGATAAAGAGATTTACAGGTTACAATGTGAATGGATATAGATTTCATACCAAGTTCAGAGATAGTAGGTGTACGATGCAAAACTCTGGTGTGTTCCTCACTACCTTAACCACCAGTTTTACGAGTGAAAAAGATAAGAACCCAATAGTTGGGGATGTGGGATACTACGTTGCAATTGAGGAGATTATTGAAGTGGACTACTAGGGTGCGGTGTCATAGTGCATTTTAGGTGTTATTGGTACCAAAAAGCTGGGGATTACTATGGGTTAGCAAGAGTGAACTTTAGTAGGTTATGTCAAAAGGAAGATCCATTTGTCCTCGCTACACAAGTACAACAAGTCTTCTATACTAAAGTTCCTACTAAAAAAAGAATTTGTAATTTATTCTTCAGAAATATCCAAAGGATCAGTACTCTGAAGTAGAAGATGGGTTGACTACAGCAGAAGAAGTGTCTGACATAGGTTATATCCCGCGAGTTGACATACCTGATACATTCACTTGGTCCAGAGATGATGTCCCGAAAAAACAATTCCCTGTTACACCTAATGAAGACCTGGATGATATTGATATATGACATGGCACtgatttataatttgtttttgtAATTGGTACTTAGAGTTTGCTTTGTAATTTGCTAGTTGAATGAGTTGGTCTGTAATCTATTTTGAACTTGAGTTGAACTTGAGTTGGTTTGTAACTTGAGTAGTAATTTATTTGGAACTTGCGTTGGTTTGTAATATATTTGTCTATTCTCTACATGCGCCTCAATTAGTTTcttgttttttttaatttgtaaCATCCAGGACTTGTATTTATATCACTGACAATTTGTTTGTACTTTTTAATTTTCAGGATGGCAAGTACAGATTATGTTGTCAGGTTCTTTCACAAGGGAACTTTTACAAAATCCAAATATGTCGGTGGGACCTGTAAAGTGAATTTGGAGTATGTTGATGCAGACCGATTCTCGTACACGGTTCTGATGGAGTATGTGCTAGATGTGCTGAAATATAAGGAAATTGGTGGTGTTTATGTGAAGAAGGTTCCTTCAGGTTGGCACTTGATTCAGTCCGATGCTGACTTA
Encoded here:
- the LOC141666124 gene encoding uncharacterized protein LOC141666124, which gives rise to MDIEGEKWVTLPKYSDRYRKGVEAFVNQAFSRYAIGNELKCPCKKCGNRFWSGAKAIHEHLVCNGPCPHSVEWIYEVSTHEIDRVADEMDINIGLGLGDEFDAMIHNAYGTNDVTDHIGRTGLNDDARKFYRLVKEGGQPLYPECKKFSRLSFLVRLYQLKCIHGFSEIGFSDLLELIKEVFPHVNLPSSFSTAKGMIKDLGLDYQKIHACPNDCMLFWAVNERLENCAKCGTSRWRVVEKKAKARSDANIELASNPKIPAKVMRYIPLKPRLQRMFLSSDFSSSMTWHALSRKKDGPLMHPAGGKGWKSMDSKYPEFAAEMRNVRLGLAADGFNPYGSMNISHSTWPVVLVIYNLPPWLIMKPENLILSTLIPGPVYPGNEIDVYMQPLIAELKELWAVGIETYNARLYNTFKLHASLLWTISDFPGYGILSGWSTKGKLACPSCHYETSSTYLKHSKKVVYLNHQKFLPPDHKWRSDRRRFNGDVEMLSCPDILSGAEVEELLRGYENDFGKPLKRNRGTSDCPWKKKSIFFELPYWSNNMVRHNLDVMHIEKNICDKILGTLLNIGGKTKDHLNARQDLEEMGIRKDLHPVKCDDKHVEIRASSFDMTKKEKEIFCSVLMNAKLPYGSTSNISRCVQMNERKISGYKSHDAHFIQQFLL